In Candidatus Methylomirabilota bacterium, one DNA window encodes the following:
- a CDS encoding polymer-forming cytoskeletal protein, giving the protein MTAFIDEGSEMEGRYTFRGTVMLNGRFKGEISSEDTLIIGERGVVEADIRAGRVQVNGEITGNVRATERIDLKRTARMYGDVEAPVVVVEEGVVFEGHCRMAKPSPMGEISGRDLAVVPLKR; this is encoded by the coding sequence TTGACGGCGTTCATCGACGAGGGATCGGAGATGGAGGGCCGCTACACGTTTCGCGGGACGGTGATGCTCAACGGCAGGTTCAAGGGCGAGATCAGCTCGGAGGACACCCTGATCATCGGCGAGCGCGGAGTGGTTGAGGCCGACATCCGGGCCGGGCGGGTCCAGGTGAACGGCGAGATCACCGGCAACGTGCGGGCGACCGAGCGGATCGACCTCAAGCGGACGGCCCGGATGTACGGCGACGTCGAAGCCCCCGTCGTGGTGGTGGAGGAAGGCGTGGTCTTCGAAGGCCATTGCCGGATGGCCAAGCCGAGCCCGATGGGGGAGATCAGCGGCCGGGACCTGGCCGTCGTCCCCCTCAAGCGCTGA
- the alaC gene encoding alanine transaminase, protein MDEFYRIKRLPPYVFAIVNDLKSKARARGEDIIDLGMGNPDQETPKHIVDKLVEAARNPRNHRYSASKGITRLRKAVTTWYRTRYGVELDPETEAIATIGAKEGMAHLALAVLQPGDGALVPNPTYPIHSYSVVIADGDLRSVPLVPGEDFFARLQETARLAWPKAKLLILSFPHNPTTACVDRDFFVKVVDFAREHHLMVVHDFAYADFTFDGYKAPSFLEVPGAKEVGVEIFSLSKSYNMPGWRVGFVCGNAKMVHALGRIKSYLDYGAFQPIQIAAIIALEGEQGCVEDIVELHRKRRDVLVDGLNKIGWTVEKPRGTMFVWAPIPEEFRSMGSLEFSKLLIQECKVAVSPGIGFGEYGDGHVRFALVENEQRIRQALRGLKTLTSR, encoded by the coding sequence ATGGATGAGTTCTACCGGATCAAGCGTCTCCCGCCGTATGTCTTCGCGATCGTCAACGACCTGAAGTCCAAGGCGCGAGCCCGAGGCGAGGACATCATCGACCTGGGCATGGGCAACCCGGACCAGGAGACGCCCAAGCACATCGTCGACAAGCTGGTGGAGGCGGCCCGGAACCCACGCAACCACCGGTACTCCGCCTCCAAGGGGATCACCCGCCTTCGCAAGGCGGTCACCACCTGGTACCGCACGCGCTACGGGGTCGAGCTCGACCCCGAAACCGAGGCCATCGCGACCATCGGCGCCAAGGAGGGCATGGCCCACCTGGCCCTGGCGGTGCTCCAGCCCGGCGACGGGGCGCTGGTCCCGAACCCGACGTACCCGATCCACTCCTACTCGGTCGTCATCGCCGACGGCGACCTGCGATCGGTGCCCCTCGTGCCGGGGGAGGACTTCTTCGCCCGGCTCCAGGAGACCGCCAGGCTGGCCTGGCCCAAGGCCAAGCTCCTGATCCTCTCGTTCCCCCACAACCCGACCACCGCGTGCGTGGACCGCGACTTCTTCGTGAAGGTGGTGGACTTCGCCCGCGAGCACCACCTCATGGTGGTGCACGACTTCGCCTACGCCGACTTCACCTTCGACGGGTACAAGGCGCCGTCGTTCCTGGAGGTTCCGGGGGCCAAGGAAGTGGGGGTCGAGATCTTCTCGCTGTCGAAGTCCTACAACATGCCGGGCTGGCGGGTGGGCTTCGTGTGCGGCAACGCGAAGATGGTCCACGCGCTCGGCCGTATCAAGTCGTACCTCGACTACGGGGCGTTCCAGCCGATCCAGATCGCCGCGATCATCGCCCTGGAGGGCGAGCAGGGCTGCGTCGAGGACATCGTCGAGCTGCACAGAAAGCGCCGCGACGTCCTGGTGGACGGCCTCAACAAGATCGGCTGGACGGTGGAGAAGCCCAGGGGCACCATGTTCGTGTGGGCCCCCATCCCGGAGGAGTTCCGCAGCATGGGCTCGCTGGAGTTCTCCAAGCTGCTGATCCAGGAGTGCAAGGTGGCGGTCTCGCCCGGCATCGGCTTCGGCGAGTACGGCGACGGCCACGTCCGGTTCGCCCTGGTCGAGAACGAGCAGCGGATCCGCCAGGCCCTCCGCGGTCTCAAGACCCTCACCAGCCGGTAG